tgtagaTAAACCTCGTAAATGACCTCAGACACTTTGAATCCTCTTTAAAGTCTTTAAAGTACTGTATATCTACACAGAGACAAATTATATTATTCAATcctaaaaaattaaatgttgtaaatgtttttaatccaACAGCAGTGACACTTCCTCTCTGGCTGAATGTGTTTCAGGTGAATTCCATCTGCTGGGCCTCAGTCAACTACCCAGACTCCCATGTGTTGTATCCTTCTTCAGCTTTAGTAGAGCTTTTAGTCAGTCCATTTGTCTTAACCCTCAAGTGCTGCTTTGGCTTCAAAAAAGAGGATCTGTATTTAACATGCTTTTATTAGAGTGGAAATGTAATGTCTCATCTCTGTCTAGAGCAAAATAGATTCCACAGAGTCACCcctttatttttgatttgtACAAGTGTCTTCTCAGTATTTGGTGGATGCTGCCTCTATTTCCCTTGACTGAGCTGACTAACAGGCTGTGTCTGGTCGGCGTGGCAGACACCCCTGGCTGCGTCAGTTTACTTCCTGCTTCCCTCTTCAGCAACTCCAATCCAGGTTAGATTAAATATAACATTCTTTCAAACTACCCTACTAAATTTGTATTATTCTTAAGGCAGATACTTGTAGTTACTTTGCAGAATAGTTAGTTATGGTCCATTTGAGTCCATGACTGGTTCCCGTTCAACATGCGCATATGTCTGCAGACAGAGGGTGATCAGAAAGGACATATTTCATGTTGGTATTGTTTGGTTTACCCCACATTAACATTGCTCCTCTTCaattcttccttctctctcctcagaccaGCCTGGGATGCTGTGTAGCTTTAAGATATCCACAGCCTGGTCTTGTGCTTGGTGTCTCAACCCACAGTTTGACAAGACCTTCAGCACTGGTCTGTTCCATAACCATTCTTCTTTCTACTCATAATAAAACGTAGTAATTACAATAAGTCATAATCACTGGCATCTGTGGAGGATGTTGGTTGGTTTGGCTACAGCTATCGGGAGTTAAATAATCTCTTAAATCACACTCCGTGTttggacagaaacaaaactgcagCAACACATGTTGGAAACAAATCATTGAATGTATCTGTAGTTCTTCAAAGGCTACGAGTGcagaaaatcaaacattttaaaagccaTCTTGGGGTTCAGGTTTGCTTTAGGGTCACAgatgcttttaatgtgtttgaaaGATTGTCTTGATAGCATTTATTCAAGTGGAGTACAGAATAACTTAATTGCTGATAATTGTTGTAGATGATTAAAATAAGACAGCCCTCCACAAACGTATAAATCTAAAATAATTATGTGTTCTTGCATGTGTTGGCAGGCCTATCTCGTAGGGTAATTGTAAAAGATGCAGAGACGGGCCGAACACAGACGTACAGCGTGGGCAGCGATGTCTTGGCTCAGCAGTTTGCCCTCAGGGTGAGTCATCTGTTACATTAAAGCAATGAAAGCCCATTTGAGTTCACTGGAAATACGTTTAGTGTAGGTTTCTATTTGATATGTCTAGGAACAACACCAAGCTGAAGGAGAATAccaaggaaataaaaagaccTCCCTTTTTCCTCAGGTCCCCGTGCTGTTTAACGGTTGCAGATCAGGGGAAATCTTCAGCATCGACCTGCGGCAGCGTGGCCGCAGGGATCAAAGCTGGAAGGCCAGCCGCTTCCATCAAGAGTCAGCCATCACCTCCGTCCGCGTTCTCCAGGATGAGAACTACCTGCTTGCTGCTGACATGCTGGGCCAGGTCAGgttaaacacaacattttgtcAAACGGTGGGACACACTTTGAGTCCTGCTATAAACATTTGGTTCTAAATTACCAGTATGTTGATTATGTTTTGGTCCTGAGATGAGATTAATGTCCCAAGAGGAAAGATTTGGCATCTGCCACACCAGTTACGTCATTGCCAAGAAGGGCGCTGACAACCTGTAACAACTTAGTGGTCATAATGATACACAGCACTGTTTATTATGCAGTTAAATCTGCAAACTTTGGCGACTGACAAAGTGTTAAAAGAATGACAGAAAGGTATCATTAGGGTAAAGAAGATTGTAATTGAGCTGTTTTGGCTTTTTACAATTAAACCCAAGCtgtgttttacagctttttaTCCAATACAAGTCAGTATGAGAAATTCTTTTGGACTCAGTCCAAAACTTCAGCACAGGGTCCAAATAAAATCCTGAgatttttcagaataaaatgtaaacatgtaaaccCACACTGTTATTGCtttaactttgtgtgttttcttcatttatgtGTAGATCAAGCTGTGGGATGTGAGGGTGACAAAGCCAGTGCAGGAGTACAAAGGACATTATAATGAACATGCCTACCTTCCTATTCACGTCAATGAACCTGAGGGGCTTTTGTTGGCAGGTAAGTCACCACAAAACCTGCATTCACTGCTGAgactgagtttgtttttcaaaactCTCACTGTTTGACTGGTTTGTGTTCTCTCCACAGTGGGTCAGGATTGCTACACGAGGTTATGGAGCCTGAAGGACGGCCACCTGCTGCGGACCATCCCATCACCCCACCCAACTGCAAACGACCTCATCCCAAGTGTCGTCTTCTCCTCCAAGTTGGGCGGCTGCAGGGGGCTCCCCGGCCTGCTCATGGCTGTCAAACACGACCTGTATTACTTCCCGTACAACACTGACTACCAGGaaggaggagagcagcagaCTGGATTTTATGAAAACACTGGTAATGCTTCCACTCacacatgatttaaaaacaaaaaaacaaggacaaacacacaaatggtgTTATATTCATATACAAAACCTGTAGGTATTGTATAATTGAAAGACCTGTGTGCAGTGAATTTCCATAAGGTTGGACTGAACTTTTGTTTTGGAAGATGACCTCATAAAAGTTACATCTGTGTCTCAGGGGAATGTTGTTTTTCATAGACTTGTTTTTGCCAAAAGGAAATAGAAGTGCTACATACATGAGTGCACACAATTACTACTAGTTTACTGCAAccttttcaaaataagtgtACTTACTTAAGACATGATTGATTTTAATTTGTAATGTAATTCAGGATTTTTCTAATTTGAATTTGTGATCAAcactgtgtttatactgtaGATTGACAACTTTTCCTAATTGTtgtttaaaataatcattaaacACAGTGATCTATTGAATTATTTTAGTTCTCTAAatgatacacaaacactcacaaaaTTAGTTTCTGCAGTTtaatacatactgtatgagCATACATGAACATAAAGGTATTGATTTGTTCCATGTGATATCTGTAGTCATTGATCATCTCTCTCTGAGAGGATGAGACAGTTCATTCTTTCAGGTCAAAGTCTGTTCTTTCAAGCTTATTTGTTGACATCATAATCAAACCAACTCTCCCAGTCAGTTACTGAAAAATATCCCAGGTTAACTAGCGATACAGTCACACCTAACAAAGCCTACGTGTGACAGCATCATTTGTTGCATTTATAAGACAACTGTCCGATATGATCTCAGCCGCAGCTCACTTGACGCTGCAGCTCATTAAAAGCTCCTCTCTAACCAGCTACACAGCCTGAGTTGACAGAGTAAAAGATTTACTCTTCTAATTCTCTCCTGTTTTGAGGGGCCAGCCTCAAAAACAATGGGTTGAAGTCTTCTCTCTACCATATTGCTACTGTGAGCCAGCCACTCTATAGAAGCAGTTTCTGTTGCATTTTATCCCACTGCAGTCAGATTTGTCTTGTTAACAGATAGtagttttgacattttaaaaacaaaacaaggccATTTAGAAATTTCCCTgttaaagtaaacatttttttctccatatatgtatattctatGTAACAATTTAAACAGTCAATGTGGACAGCATTATTAAGGCTGTTCTATTATCATCCACCCATTCAAATGCACAGACAACCACAAAGGATCATGGGATTATGTTAAGTCGTTATTACTGAGTAATTATATAAGTTGGAATGCATCTCGGTGCTACAGTACATCAGTGGCTTCTGATTGTTGTAATTCTCCTGAAGCCAAAGAGTGGCAGGAAAGCTAAAGCTAGTAGGGCTGGAGCAGAGGAAAATTACAGTACATCCAGTCAAACGTGGATCTGAATTTATTGTGGTGGATCATTTTTCAGGTTTTCCCATCATTTCCTCTAAAACCAGTCCTGAAAGTTATATCCAGGGCTCCTGCAGAAACAATCATAGACTAAAAGTGCTTACCTGGAATCAGTTagtactattattattaaacGGTTTACACATGTAGCCCCAGACTAAAAAAAAGGTGCTAATAGTTCTAGTGTGTCACACTGGGAGGGATTGTCAAAGGGGTAAGGGTTTCATGTGCATCAGTACAAATTTGAAAGGGTCTAAAGGGGCACACGGAAATTCACCTGAACTCAACTGTAAGCAAGCATTTACTGTACAATActcactttcatcatctcaaGTTGTTTCACCTCATCTGTCTTCTTGATATTCAAGTCTCACTCTGACTGGTATTCTTCACAGTGTAAAATATAGGCATATTAAAGTGAAATAGCATCGACTGAAGTCGATCTGAGGGCCgcgtttaaaaacaaaaaaacaagaaacagagtCCAACCTGTCACCGACTGTCAGGTGGCAGCCAAGAAAagccactaaaaaaaaacaaggatttgAAGTCTTTCAGCTAGAGTCAAAATTCCAGTTTTTGTAGAAGTTGGCGTCCTTAACCGTTTCCACTCTTGAGTCCCGCTCCTGGTCCTGCTAGAGCTCCCCAGGTTTCTGGCTGCAGCCGTTGCAGACCCTCACGGGATGATCCCAGCCACGGGAGGGCACTGAGCGTCGCTCCTGAGAACAGTCGTCACACACCCCCTGGCCACAGGCACGGCAGTGGTGGATGGAGAGACGTGGGGTGAACTCCCTCTGGCAGTCGCAGCAGGAGTGGATGTCCTGATCTGGGACCCAGTAGGCCGGGCGAGCTGCATCCTTCACCAAGCCTGGAGACACATAAGAAAAGGGAATGTCATGGTAAATATAACTGAACAACCAGGGAGTCCACTAATAGAGCTATTTGtgactctgttttgtttcaggaACTGTGAAAAACCAGTTACCCAATAATTATAGCTTTGCTCCTCATAATTACTGGACCCACTgagggtaaaagaaaaaaaacaacagcaatttcTTTCTACCATAATGTTCTACCACATTTTACAGAACCAGGAGTTAATAAAACTTTCATTGTTGAACAATAGCTGGAAAGAGCAACAATTTCAATTAGAAGTAGTCTTGACAAAGCAGTTAGATCTAATGCTCACCGAGAGGTATGTCGATAGCACCGACTACAGCTCCTAAAGTGTTCTGAACAGCCTCCCCGACCTTCCTGGCTATCAGtgtccctccttcctcttccaaGGCAGCATCCAGCAACTCTACAACCAGAAAACAAGAACTTATCAGCTGAGACACTCTCAGACTGTTCAGAATCACAACCTGAAAACTGATATCATGTCACACAATTAAGAAGGACTTGTGTAAAAGTGTCTCAGTACACAATGGTTCCAAGTGGGACTAATTAGCATACCTGTTGGGATTCCCCTGTTGTGAAAACATGCATCGCAGACTCGCACAGGTGCAAGACCCCAGCCCCTCTCCGGTACTGGGCGGGTTTTGGAGGAGCAGGCGTCACAGAAACCCTCTCCGCAGGCACGGCAGTGGTGCTTGGTGTCGTTGGGCTGGAACTCTTCTTCACATTTATGGCATTTCTACATCACATACAAAGAGGATAACAAGTGAGTCTGATGCCAGTTGCTAGTGGAACATTTTGATGATAAGTTTTCACTTAACAACATGGATATTTTTATCAAATCCGGTTTGTATAGAGACTACAGGATGTAACGCTTGTGTAACAATCTGGGTATTGGctattgtatgtgcatgtgggtgAGGACTCTGTGATCTAAATCTCAACCATCTGTCCTCACTTCCCAAACCACCCCCCACAACCACTGCTGCATCTGAGCAACAAATGTTCCTCATGGAAATCACACCTTTGTTTTAGATGTTGCAACACTGCCACTACAGTCTGCCATTACACTGGCAGACTACATTTTAGTCATGTACCAGGATAAGGGAGTTGGGTTTCCAGTAGGCGGGAGCAATCTGGTCAGTAAGCCAAGAGGTGACTGCTTTGGCAGGCTTGACGCTGAGTTCAGACACTGACTGAGAAATGTATTTCACTCCATCCAGCAACCTCTGAGCAGCgttgttgttgtctttcaaAAAGCcgtcagactgaaaaaaaaaaggcaaggaaAGAACAACAGAGTTAAGGTACAAAGCCTTACGGGATGACAGCAACAATTTATTCATGGCGTTTGTGCTTCTCTACTCAGCACCAACAAAATTTTGTGTTACTTTCCTGGGCACCTTCACACACGTCCAACTGGCAAGAATTAATGACAAATGAAGCTCAGAGTGGATGTGACAACATCCATTCGACTTAAAACCTTTAAGTTCTTGGATTGCGACTTTGTTTAATTGGTTTAAGCAGAATCTCATTTAGGCTGTTCCACTGTGGCCTTACCCCAGGCCAGATGTGCTGGATTTCTGTTCTGACCACTGTTTCCACTGGGTCTTGGTTTCCATACCAGTACTGCCTGCTTCTATAGATCACTGCACAGTTGGGGCATTCAATTACGTACctagacaaagacaagaaaaattATCTCAGGTCGAGTATCAGAGGGACAGATTAGTTAGAGTATAGTCAGAGTACTTTCTCTTGTTACAGTTCAGCAAAGCAGTCAACAGTAAATGGACAAATGATTCCAGTTTAACAAGTAGGCGGAAAACACTTGGTAATGTTTTCCAATTTTTTACCATAACGAAGAGGGATGTATTAAATTATTTGTGCTTGCGAGGAAGCTATTTCCAATCATTGTCCAAATGGCTCTGCGGCAGATGGACTCACCCAGACCAGGCGTAGATGGCCAGGCCAAACCATGGTGAGTCAGACGAGGCCGTCGTTTTGGGAACCACTATTACCTCCTTCCCTCGCTCGTAGCATGCCTGAGAAGTTCAGCATAGACACTCAGACAATCACCACGCAAACCCCCTT
This genomic stretch from Toxotes jaculatrix isolate fToxJac2 chromosome 19, fToxJac2.pri, whole genome shotgun sequence harbors:
- the wdr21 gene encoding WD repeat domain 21, with the translated sequence MKRWTWREGQRPHRRRGAGHRRGWYRDNRQRSTQDEQWYGHSDAGLSHRASQGRHDNQSASSSPSSSSSSLSSSSSSKTSSAAPELPGFYFDPEKNRYFRLLPGHNNCNPLTREQLQEKEREKQRNKMLAEDEKPRKKAPRTGLNTSLLLQKRHLGLLPENSYCRLVHEVKVSGMRRHKLEIQSTDNSNPNTDNFRLIVGDSACERVFTVNDVSHGGCKYGIMNFSSSSRGSLSVEMCDNLYFTNRKVNSICWASVNYPDSHVLLCLVGVADTPGCVSLLPASLFSNSNPDQPGMLCSFKISTAWSCAWCLNPQFDKTFSTGLSRRVIVKDAETGRTQTYSVGSDVLAQQFALRVPVLFNGCRSGEIFSIDLRQRGRRDQSWKASRFHQESAITSVRVLQDENYLLAADMLGQIKLWDVRVTKPVQEYKGHYNEHAYLPIHVNEPEGLLLAVGQDCYTRLWSLKDGHLLRTIPSPHPTANDLIPSVVFSSKLGGCRGLPGLLMAVKHDLYYFPYNTDYQEGGEQQTGFYENTGNASTHT